A segment of the Nitrospina gracilis 3/211 genome:
GATGATGCCATAGATGAGGGCTTCCGGACCCGGCGGGCACCCCGGCACGTACACGTCCACCGGCACCACGCGGTCCACGCCCTGCACGATGGCATAGTTGTTGAAGATGCCGCCGCAGGAGGAACACGCGCCCATGGCGATGACCCACTTGGGTTCCGGCATCTGCTGGTAAATCCTTTTGAGAACGGGTGCCATCTTCTGCGACACGCGTCCGGAGACGATCATCAGATCCGCCTGACGCGGCGAAGCGCGGAACACTTCCGCGCCGAATCGGGCGGCGTCCCAACGGCTGTTTGCCATCGCCATCATCTCAATGGCACAACAGGCCAGCCCGAAGGTCGCAGGCCACAGGGCGTTTTTCTGCGCCCAGCCGATCACCTTCCCCAGCTTGGTGGTGAGGATGGTGTCGTACAGCGCGCCGGAGTAATCCG
Coding sequences within it:
- a CDS encoding NADH-quinone oxidoreductase subunit B; translated protein: MGLMDEAVDAFETEVKNLQLNAKDAWDQLSADYSGALYDTILTTKLGKVIGWAQKNALWPATFGLACCAIEMMAMANSRWDAARFGAEVFRASPRQADLMIVSGRVSQKMAPVLKRIYQQMPEPKWVIAMGACSSCGGIFNNYAIVQGVDRVVPVDVYVPGCPPGPEALIYGIIKLQEKIMNDAGTERAKQRVA